The stretch of DNA GGATAGCCGGAAGGAATTTGCGTTTGAACAGCAGCATGGCGGCGTACGACGGCGGTGACAGAGAAGACTCCGCCGATCGTAGCCCAAGCGATCCCGCCGATCGCCTCGAACCAGGGGTTGGCGGCGTTGCCGGCAGTGACAGCTAGAATGACACCGCCGTCTGGGGCAATCCCAAGGTGGGGGGCGACATAACTCCTCGCGGCGGAGGCCATCGAAGCGGGCCAGGCCGGGCCCGTGCGGGCTTGGGCCTACAGCCCGTCTCGCAAGTCGGTAGAGCTGATATCGCTGCGAAACTCGCTTTCGGTGACGCCGTCGCAAAGCTGTCGCAATTTCGGCGGCATTGAGAGGTCTTCGAGCCCCTCAAACCGGTCGTCCTTTCTCCTGCCGAAGACCAGGAAGCGGCAGCCCTGCGCGGCAAGTCGCTCGAAGGCGGCGTCGCGAGCCGTGTTGTTGGAGTAGTAGCGATCCTGGCCGATGCGGTGGATCGTGTCGGCGCCGACGGCGAATACGGCGCCGGGGGCAAGGCCGGCCTTTTCGATGAACGTGGGCGTGTTGGTGAGCCAAGCGGGCCGCTCTCCAATCGCCGCCAACCGCCGGCTGATCTCGACGAAATCGAGCGGCGGTTTATCGACGTTGGCGATCGACAGTTCTAGGACCACCGGCCTGCCGGTGCGTTCGGCGGCGATGCGGGCGATCTCGGCGTGCCCGGCGTGCGGTGGGTTGAACGAACCGGGGAACAGACAGAGGCCCGCGGCGCCAACGGCTGGCGAGCCGTGCAGCGTGACGGCCGCCCATTCGTTGAGCAGCAGCCCGGTCCACTCGGCTGGCGCCAGGACATTCTCGATGGTCGCCTCGATGCCGCCGGGCGTCTTCGTCAGGTCGAGCGTATGAACGCCGGCCGTCTGAGCAAGCAACGCGACCGCTGCGTGGGCGGTCGCCTCTTCCTCCTCGATGCGGGTCCGCCGGCCCTTCTCGAAGTGAAGCGTCAGGACGCGGGTCTCCGTCGCCGTTTGCACGGCGACATGCGCGCGGTGCTCGCCGCGCTTGGGGCGCGTCGAGGCGAGGCTCGCCGTGCAGCCGAGGCCGAAGAGTTCACGCGGGTTGGCGTCGGTCGCCAACAGGCGCGCCCGCTCGAATGCCCGCATCGCCATTTGGCGAGCCGTCTGTTCGTCGCACGCACGGGCGGGGGCGGCCCCGAGCCAGTCGGCAAGCGATGCTTTACAGTAGGGGACGGTCGCTTCGAGAACCGTGGCCGAGGCGCCGGGGACGGTTAGGAGTTTCGGGATCGCGCCGCTCCCGCCGCCGGTAATGGTGAGCACGCCCCGCCAGGGAGTCGCGTGGAGTCGCTCGATGAGGCCCGGTTGCATCATGCCCCCGATTGTAGGTGGCAAAGTCGCTTCGTCGATCGGGAAGCCACTGTTGCCTGCCGACGACAGGTTGCGTTGAGGCCACACGGAACCGGCGCCTTTGTGAGGGTTGTCCGGAGTCGGCGGCCGTTTGGGGCTTGTCTCTCGCGCCGTGGACGCCGCGGGCGGCCATTGGCGCCGGGCTTGCAACCCACTCCTCGTACGACGGGTGTGGGGACCCGTCACTCTTCTTCTCGGGGGCTTGTCCCATGGCTGACGTCGTTGAGGTCAACAGCATCGCGTCGCTCCAGAGTTACCATCTGGCGTGGACCGCTCTGCACGCCGAGACGCCGCGGGCGTCGTACTTCCAAACGCTCGAGTGGCTCGAGAATTACTGGAAGCATTGCGGCGAAGGGAAGCGGCTTCGAGTGTTGATCGTCCTTGTCGAAGGCCGACCGATCGGCATCTTGCCGCTGGTCGAGTTGACCGAGACGACCAAACTCGGCTCCGTGCGGGTGCTAACCTATCCGCTCGACAACTGGGGGCCTTGGTTCGGGCCGATCGGGCTCAACCAAACGGCGACGCTCGCCATCGCGATGAAGCACTTGGCGCAATCACCACGGACGTGGGACGTGTTCGCTCCGCGTTGGACAGCGCACAACTCCACCGATCGGGGCCGTACGGAACACGCCATGCAGCTGGCCGGCTTGCCGGCGATCGTCGAAGACGACCAGACCACGTCGGTGATCGAACTTGATCGCTTTGCCGACTGGGAGGCGTACCTCGCTTCGCGGACAGCGAAGACGCGTCACGAGCTGCGGCGTCAACGGCGTCGGCTGTCGCGCAACCATCACGTCGAGTTTGTCCGTCACCGGCCCGAGCCGCTCCGCCATGGCGACGGCGATCCGCGTTGGGACCTGTATCACGACTGCATCGCGGTCGCGGAGAAGAGCTGGCAGGCCGTCTCTCGCACGGGCAACACGCTGTGTCACGGGACGGTGTCCGAACAACTCGCCGACGCCCACGAGCAAGCGGCACGGCTGGGGATGCTCGACATGAGCGTGCTCTACCTCGACGGCAAGCCAGCGGCGTACTACTACGCCTACCGTTGCAATGGCGAGGTTCTTGGCCTGCGGACGGGCTACGACCCGAACCTAGCTGACGGGGCCGGCGCGGTGCTGTTGGGGATGGTGATTGAAGACAGCCTGAGTCGTGGCGACCGGCGGCTAGACCTCGGCGTGGGCGCCGAGGGCTATAAGGCCCGCCTGCGAACAACGGTGGAAAAGAGCAGCCGACTGACCCATATCGCCGCCTCGGCGTGGCGTCCCAGGGCTTTGCGGGCCGCCAAGTGGTGGACCAATCGGCTGCGTTGGGCGGGCTGATGGAGGTCTCCGGCGGAGGCTGGTCGGAGACCGACCAGACGATAGTCTCCGAGGGCGCCTGAAAGCGATTTCGTTGCTTTGCGCACCGACTATTGACAGGGGATGGGGGGCGACTAGGCTGCGGGGTGAAAGCGTTTTCAGTTAGCTGCGGTTGGCCTGCGGGCTCGCCGACCGCTGACGCTCTCACCTTGTCCTCGTGACTTTTCCTGGCGGGCGGCTCTCCCCCTGCGGTTAGCTGCCCCTCCGCATCTAGTGTCTTCAGCAAGAAAAGGTGTGTCTCATGAAGCGATTCTTCTCGTTGGCCCTCGTTTTGGGCCTCGCTGCGGTTCAGTCGGCTTCCGCCGCGACCGTCTTCTATGACTTTGGCGACAGTAATCAGCAGACGCCGGTCAATTACAACAACGTCGTCGTTAATCCGCCCGGGCAGTTAAGCATTGCGGACTCGGTCGATTCGGATGGCTCGCTGACAGGAATCACCGCGAGCGCCTCGGGATTTTTTACCGGCTCGAATACGGGTGGGCCCCAGACGCCTACAGGTGACGCGGCCATATTCGCAGCGACCGCGACTCGCGACAACGCCTTTGGCCATGCCGGAGCGTTCGGGGCGAATCCGCTGACCCCTCAGGGGACGGTAGTGTTTGGCGGACTGGATGGGTCGGGCGCAACGGCCTACGACATCACAATTTTTGCCGGCCGCAACTCGACGCCCAACCTGCGCGAGACGCAATACGACATCAGCGGTTTGGCGTCTACTTCTTTGTTGCTAGAGCCCGCCAATAATACGAGCAATGTGGTGACGGCTGCTGGCGTCATCCCGTCGCTTGCGGGCACGATCACGTTGATCGCCAAGCCTGGCCCCAATAACAACAGCCCTGAGCAGTTCTATTACCTCGGCGCTGTCCGTCTAGTTTCGGCCCCCGCGATCCCCGAGCCGGCGTCGCTCGCTATCGCCGGCCTTGCCAGCGCAGGTTTCCTTTTCCGTCGTCGTTGAGCCACCGCTCGCGTCGGTCTTTATATTGACGACTGAATAAGGAGATCCTTCACGTGTTTCAATGCCTTCGACGGGCTTTGTCGCCGACGCTCGCGCTCGCCGCCCTCGTGGCGGCGGCGTCGAGCCAAGCGGCCGAACCCATCAATATCATTTGGTACGGCAATAGCTTCACTAACGCCACCTGCTGCGGCGGGACGGCCTCGGTGCCGGCCATCTTCAATGCGGTCGCAGTCGCCGCCGGTCAACCGGCGCCGAACAACGTCAATCGCTCGAGCAATGGCCAGTCGCTCCAGTGGCATCTGACCAATAACACCGCCGGGATCAACGGCGGCATCAGCGCCAGCGATGATTGGGACTACGTTGTGTTGCAGGATTTCTCGACAATGCCGACTCACATCGGCAACCTGTCGCAACATCTTTCGAGCACGCTGGGCATGTATAACGCGGTTGCGGCTCGCAGTCCCGATGTGACGCCCGTGCTGTACGAGACCTGGGCTCGCGGCCCTGGCCACTCGTTCTACACGGGTGGCGCGCCTTCGTTCCCGGGCGGCCCCGCGCAGATGCAGCAAGAGCTGCGTGACGGTTACCTTGCCGCGCAGGCGAACATCAACGCCAGCGCCGGCGCCGGGACGGCTTTGGTGGCGCCGGTGGGCGACGCGTTCGAGGAGATGGGCTTCCCACTGAGTCTCTACGCGGGCGACATCTACCACGCGCAGAACCGGGGGTCGCTGCTGGCGACGCTCGTCCTCTACGGGACGATCTATGGCGACACGACCACTAGCGATATCCCGCTTGGGAGCATCCTCACGTCGCTCAATATCAGCACCACGGACGCCGCCGCCATCGCCGCGGCGGCGGATGCGGTCTTGGCGCCGGTGATCCCCGAGCCCACGAGCGCCGCGATGGCGCTGGCGGTTGTCGGACTGTCGCTGGCCCGGCGTCGTCGCGGGTAGCGGTTCGTTGCGAACTCTTTACGGCTTCTAGCCGCGGCGGGGAGCCTTCCCCCGTCGCGGCTACGGCTGTTTCCAAGCGTCGCGCGCGGGCCTCGACGCCGCGGAGCCACCCCGGCCGTTCGCGGCTCTGGGCTCACGAGGTATCCGGCGGTTGCTTGTTGCAATCGGGGTGTCGGACGACTAACCTTGCGTTGTAAAGCACTTGCACTCGCCGCCTGTCGCCGTTGGTGAAGGGGGGCGGCGTGCTGCTCTTTTCTTCGGTCTCTTCTCGGCGGGCGGCTCCTCCTCGGAGAAGCCGACTCGATTGCATCGTGGCTCTTCAACACGAAGGTTTGTCTCATGAAGTGGATTGGCTCGACGGCCCTCATCTTGGGCGTCTCCCTAACGCAGCTTGCTGCCGGCGCGAATGTGTTCGTTGATTTCGGCGAGAGCTCTCAACTGACAGCCGGCAACTTCAACAACATTGTCGTCAACTCGCCGGCGACCCTGAGCATCGCGGACATGGTCGACGAGGGCGGCGCGAACACCGGCGTCGGGATCTCGATCAGCGGGTTCTTCCCCGGCTCGAACTCGACGGGGCAAACCGCCCCGGCCGGCGACGCCGCGGCCCTATTCCCCGTGACGGCGACGCGCGACAACGCGTTCGGACACACCGGCCCGTTCAGTGGCAATCCGGACGCTTCGCTAGGCACGGTATCGCTTACCGGCTTGAACCCAGCGCTGACTTACGACTTCACGTTCTTCGCGTCGCGGACCGGGGTCTCTGACAATCGCGAGACCGCCTATGACATCAGCGGCGCCAACTCGGGCGTCGGCTACCTCAATGCCTCCGCCAACGTGGACACGGTCGTCACGGTCGCGGGGATCCAACCAACGGGCTCGGGCGCTGTGTCGATCGATGTTTCGGCCGGCCCCAACAACGACAACGGCAGCCGGTTCTACTACTTGGGCGCCATGATGATCACCACCGCGATCCCCGAGCCGACGAGCGCCCTGTTGGCGATGACGGCGGTTGGCTTTGTGCTGGCGCGGCGACGTCGCGCGTAGAACGCCTCTTAACATCCGACCGCAATGCAAGCAGCCGCGGCGGGGAAGTTTCCCCGTCGCGGCTGTGTCGTTTGTCTAGGCGTCGTTTGTCTTGGCGAACCAGGCGCGGCAGGCTTACTTCTGCTGCTGGCTGATGCGGGCCTCTTTCTGAGCCTTCATCGCAGCCGCCTCGTTGGCGAGCTTGAACTCGGGGCCCTCCGCGTAGTACTGCACGTCGTCCGTCAGGTAGTACGGGCTCGGCAGCGTCTGGCCGGCGATGTCCATCGAGCAACCCGTCAGGGCCGGGCAGGCGGCCACGACGAGGGCGGCCACAAGGCCCGAAGCCCGCAGGCCAGTCTTTCGTGTGCCGTGATCCATGGCGATCTCTCCGAGGCGGCGGTCCGGGTAGCCGGCCGCGGCGGTTGGTACGGGTTCGGTGCGCCCACGCCGCAGCGCGAGCCGTCACAACCGTTATCGGCGGCAAAGCCCGCAAACTTTGACAGAAAGTGCGGCGGCCGCCGACGCGACGGAATAACGCCGGCGGGGTAGGGTGAAAGAAGGCGAATCGGCCGTTATTCGCCGCCGCTCCCCTTGCTAGCGTTCTCGGATGATACGAGCCAACCGCCTCGCTTTCTTGAAGGCCGTCACGCTGGTCGTGGCGGCGCTGCTGGCGCCGCCGGTCTGGGCGCAGTTCAGCACTTACCCGGGGCAGACCTACTTCCGGGCGCTCGATGAGCTGCACTCGGGGGACTACAACCGCGCCGGGCGCGTCATGCAGACCGAGCTGCGCACCGCGGTGAAGACGATCGACTCACGGTGGCTCGACTCGATCTGCTTCCACGCCGGCCTCGGCGAGGCGCTCTACCAACAGGGCCGGCTCGGCGACGCGCTGACGCAGTTCGACGCGGCGATCGACCTTTTCCTCAGCCAAGCCACGTGGATGCGCCGCATCCAATGGCAGCAGTCGCCGCGCGAAGACGTCTCGCTGGCTAGGCGCATGCCGGCTTGGGCCGTGACGGGCTCCGCGGTCTATGCCGACATGCCGCGGAGCTTTCTCTATCAGCAGGGGCAAGTCGATAACACACTCGCTCAGCAACAAGGCGGCGTCGTCCAACCCGCCCAGTTCTGGAAGCTCGATTGCGAAGAGCTGTCGCGGGCGATCGCCTGGTCGCTCTACCGCCGCGGCGACATGCTCGGCCCGCTCGGCGCGTACGACGCCCGCACGCAAGCCGTCGCGTCGCGGCTCGCGGGCGGCGGACTGGGGCCCTCGGGACACTGGACCCGGGCATGGACCGAGTTGTGGTGGGGACTCGCCGAGGCCTCGGCGGGGGAGACGGTCAAGGCGCTGCCCCACCTGCGGGACGCGACGCTCCTCGGCGGGCGGATGCAGCACCGGCTGACGGGACTCTCGCTGCTCACCCAGGGGAAGCTCACCGCCGCCTCGGGCGACGGGCCGGCTGCCGGCAAGCTGCTGCAGCAGGCCATCTCGGCGGCGGTCGCCTACGAGGACTTCGACGTCCTTGCCGAAGCGACCCGAGCGCTGCACGAACTGTCGCTTGCCGACCCGACGGCGCCGAAGCCGCCGCTCGCGCAGGTCGTCGCCTGGACCGAGCAAGCGGGCCTGTGGCGGGTGTCGATCGACGCCCGGCTCGCGCTGATCGAGAACTCGATCCTCGCCGGCGACTCCAGCGGCGCCAAAGCGGCGCTCGGCGCGCTGTTCCGCCGGGCGCGCGAAGTGTCGGGCGGTTGGATGGGGCGCGAGGCGGAACGGCTCGCCGCCCTCGTCGCCACCAGCGGGCCGTACGATGCGGCCCTAGCGCAGTCACGACGCGCGATCGCCAATCAACAGAAGGTCTCGCTGCGGCTCTTGCAGACGCAGGTCGCGGGCGCTTGGTACGACGACGGCCGACTCTCGAAGCGGCTCGCGCGGCAGGCGTACGCCGGCGTGCTTGGCGACCCGTCCGTATTCGGGTGGCAGACCCAACCGCTCGACGCGGTCGCCGCCGGTTCACTACCTCTGCGGGACGCGTTCGACCGCTGGTTCGCGGCGGCGCTCGACAACCGGGACCCGCTGTTGTGCCTCCGGATCATCGATCAACAACGGCGTCGAGAGGTGTTCGTCGGCCAGCCGATGGCGGGGCGACTCGTGGCGGCGCAGTGGTTGCTGGAGGCGTCCGACGAGGCGTTACCGCCGGCCGCCCTGGCGTTGCGGGCGCAGGTCGAGGCGGCCGCGCCCGAGTACCGCAACCATCGCAGCGCAGGCGCCGCGGCTACAAGCGCCCTGCGCGCGGCGATCGCCGACTCGCCCGAATCGACGTCGCCCGCTGCGCGACGTGCGGCGGAGGACCTCCGAGAGTCCGTGGCCGCGCGAGAGAGCTTGGCGCTGCGCGTCGCGTTGTCGCGGACGCCGACACCGCTGGTCTTCCCGCCGCCGATCGATACGGAAGCGGCCAAGCAGGAGCTCGTCGAGGGGGACGCCGTCGTTGTGTTTCATGAGTCGGCCGGCGAGACGTACGGCGTCGTGCTCACCTCGGCGGGCGAGCATCTGTGGCGCGTCGGTCCCACCGACGAACTCGCCAAGGACGTCGAACGCTTGTTGCGCGAGGTCGTCGGCTCGAGCGCGAAGGCGACGTGGACCGCGGACGACTTGACGAACGACAAGTGGCGCGAAGCGGCCGACGCGTTATCGACGCGGTTGTTCGCCGACTCGCGGCTCGACGCGGCGACGCTCCGGCGCTTGTGGGTCGTGCCAGATGGCCCGTTATGGAGGGCGCCGCTGGGCGTGCTGACGCTGCCCGGCGCGACGGAGGGGAAGACGCTCGCCGACGTGGCGATCAGCTACGCACCAACCCCGGGGTGGGCGACGCGGCCAAGGCCCGAAGAAGACGCGAATCAACAAGACACTCGGCCCACGTGGGTGATTGCAGCGGACCCGAAATCGGCCGCCGCGGTAGACGGCATCGACGTGATCGCCGAGGTTGCGAAGGCGACGCCGCCGCCGCAGGGTCTCGATCCGACAGCGATCCACCTGAAGTCGGTCGCCGGTCAGATGGCGATCGACCTCGGCAATCAGCCGGCCGCAATGGACCCGTTGGGCCTGCCGCTGACGACCGCCGACCGCGGCCAGCGTGAGGTTGGCGCCTGGAGCGGCTTGCCGCTCAGCGACCCGATCGCCGTCGTGCTGCGATCGATGGGCGGCGGCGAAGCGGGGGGCGCCAAGGTCCGCCGCGCAAAGTCGGCGATCGACGTCGGCGCGCCGGAGTTGCACGTCGTCGCGTCGCTGCTTGCGGGGGGCGCCGAGCCAATCCTTCTAGAACGCTGGTCGAGTGGCGGCGCCCGTTCGCGCGACTATGTCGCCGAGTGGCTCAGCGGCCTATCGCGTCTGCCAGCCACCGAAGCGTGGGGCCGCGCCCGACGGTTGTGCGAGAGTCGAGCGATCGACGTGGTGCATGAACCACGCCTCGCGCCCGACAGCCCAAAGGACATATCGCCGCAGCACCCGGTGTGGTGGGCGGGATTCATCGTGGTGGATTGAGCGCTTCGTAGGGTCCGCTGTGCGGACCGCGGAGTCGAATGACCCAGCGACTCGACCGCGGCTCAACTTCGGGCGCTGACGCGGCTCGCTGTCACTCGTCGATATTACCCTTTCGTTGCGCGGAATCCTTCGGGCGGTCCGCACAGTGGACCCTACGTTAGAAGCCGATTTGGACCTGGGTGCGGAAGAGCACGCCGCGGTCGCCGGCGACCATGTCGTTCAGCGGGCTGGTGACGGGCGAGCCGTCGACATAGGTCACGTCGAAGGTCAGTTTGCTGATGCGGTCATTGAGCTTGCCGTCAGTCGTGCCCGAGCCCCAGTAGTAATTGCTTCCGGCGGCGTACTCGTAGGAGTCGCCGAAGGGGCCGGAAACGTGCGATACGCGGCCGATGACATCGAGCCGCTTTGGCACGATGAAGACCCCGGTGTCGAGGCGGTAGCCGTGGTCGTCGATCTGCGAGACGAAGATCGGCGCGGTGGCGGAGATGTCTTGGATCGAGCGGAAGAACCACTCGCTGGACATAAACCAGCCGCGGTACTTCATGCCGAAATCGAGGCTCGCTTTCATGATGCGGTCGCTGACGACCCGGGCTCCGGGTCCGAGGGCGCCGACCTCGGACAATTGCGTCCCGTCGGAGATCGTCACGAAGTTATTGTCGCCAAGCGGGAAGCCCGCGTCGCTGCGGTCGTCGGTCTTGTCGAACGCCGCGCTGGCGCCGTAGCGCACCAGGGGCGCCGGGCTGCAGGCGTAGTCGATCAGGTCGGGGCCGAAGTCGCCGAGCGGGTCGTGATAGATTGTCGCCGCGACGCCGAGGTTGTCGTCGTACTCGAAGCCGCGGCGGGTGCTGCTGCGGAGGCCGTTGCTGAGCGAGGCCTCGTAACGCCAGCCGTCGCCCAGATCGCCGAGCAACCAAAGGCCGTCCGTGATGCCCGAACGGAAGTACTCGGTCGCCATCGAGCGATCGGCGAGCGTCAAGAACCGCGAAGAGACGAGCCACTCCCGGTCGCTCGCCGCCTTCCAACGCCCGACGCGCAGCTGTAGCGCGTCGTCGAACTTGTACGTGAAGGCGTAGAACAGCATGTCGACGTTCGACTGCCCGTCGGAGTCGCCGTCGAGGATGAAGTAGTACGAGAGGTTTGGATCGACCGCCGTCCCTTGGAAGTTGATCCGCACGCGCTCGGCGTCGAAGTTGTTGCGGTTGCGGACCTCGCGCGTATTGCCGGCCGAGTCGGTCCACTCGTCGGCGGTGCGGGTGAACCCCGTGTGCCGCAATTGCAGACGCGCGCCGACATACAACGAATACGGGTCGCGCTGCGGA from Botrimarina mediterranea encodes:
- a CDS encoding GNAT family N-acetyltransferase, which encodes MADVVEVNSIASLQSYHLAWTALHAETPRASYFQTLEWLENYWKHCGEGKRLRVLIVLVEGRPIGILPLVELTETTKLGSVRVLTYPLDNWGPWFGPIGLNQTATLAIAMKHLAQSPRTWDVFAPRWTAHNSTDRGRTEHAMQLAGLPAIVEDDQTTSVIELDRFADWEAYLASRTAKTRHELRRQRRRLSRNHHVEFVRHRPEPLRHGDGDPRWDLYHDCIAVAEKSWQAVSRTGNTLCHGTVSEQLADAHEQAARLGMLDMSVLYLDGKPAAYYYAYRCNGEVLGLRTGYDPNLADGAGAVLLGMVIEDSLSRGDRRLDLGVGAEGYKARLRTTVEKSSRLTHIAASAWRPRALRAAKWWTNRLRWAG
- a CDS encoding PEP-CTERM sorting domain-containing protein, which encodes MKRFFSLALVLGLAAVQSASAATVFYDFGDSNQQTPVNYNNVVVNPPGQLSIADSVDSDGSLTGITASASGFFTGSNTGGPQTPTGDAAIFAATATRDNAFGHAGAFGANPLTPQGTVVFGGLDGSGATAYDITIFAGRNSTPNLRETQYDISGLASTSLLLEPANNTSNVVTAAGVIPSLAGTITLIAKPGPNNNSPEQFYYLGAVRLVSAPAIPEPASLAIAGLASAGFLFRRR
- a CDS encoding PEP-CTERM sorting domain-containing protein (PEP-CTERM proteins occur, often in large numbers, in the proteomes of bacteria that also encode an exosortase, a predicted intramembrane cysteine proteinase. The presence of a PEP-CTERM domain at a protein's C-terminus predicts cleavage within the sorting domain, followed by covalent anchoring to some some component of the (usually Gram-negative) cell surface. Many PEP-CTERM proteins exhibit an unusual sequence composition that includes large numbers of potential glycosylation sites. Expression of one such protein has been shown restore the ability of a bacterium to form floc, a type of biofilm.), with protein sequence MKWIGSTALILGVSLTQLAAGANVFVDFGESSQLTAGNFNNIVVNSPATLSIADMVDEGGANTGVGISISGFFPGSNSTGQTAPAGDAAALFPVTATRDNAFGHTGPFSGNPDASLGTVSLTGLNPALTYDFTFFASRTGVSDNRETAYDISGANSGVGYLNASANVDTVVTVAGIQPTGSGAVSIDVSAGPNNDNGSRFYYLGAMMITTAIPEPTSALLAMTAVGFVLARRRRA
- a CDS encoding porin, with translation MVHRLASAALALLLLASLAVAEEPRRLPPPNKASVVDDAVTPTVYQPLFGVACEPGDDPLTPRYEVGAVFDKGVFIRGVDPQRDPYSLYVGARLQLRHTGFTRTADEWTDSAGNTREVRNRNNFDAERVRINFQGTAVDPNLSYYFILDGDSDGQSNVDMLFYAFTYKFDDALQLRVGRWKAASDREWLVSSRFLTLADRSMATEYFRSGITDGLWLLGDLGDGWRYEASLSNGLRSSTRRGFEYDDNLGVAATIYHDPLGDFGPDLIDYACSPAPLVRYGASAAFDKTDDRSDAGFPLGDNNFVTISDGTQLSEVGALGPGARVVSDRIMKASLDFGMKYRGWFMSSEWFFRSIQDISATAPIFVSQIDDHGYRLDTGVFIVPKRLDVIGRVSHVSGPFGDSYEYAAGSNYYWGSGTTDGKLNDRISKLTFDVTYVDGSPVTSPLNDMVAGDRGVLFRTQVQIGF